Proteins from one Lepidochelys kempii isolate rLepKem1 chromosome 6, rLepKem1.hap2, whole genome shotgun sequence genomic window:
- the PRR14 gene encoding proline-rich protein 14 isoform X4, with the protein MEHPVARGALAGGCTRLSASERNIRRQRLIVYRPSTENQSSPAPRGPEEKAPPLCWLPRGRAGSPQVSQRGTSSSAHLDTPSLPGHPLPGKALLPAGSPTPGSDWTPRQQEPTMDRPSPEEQRSPVCQRPENKAPASCWLPQGTAGSESERLQGKRWLLRQGAPQQSRGPGASPSISQQGKELVTSPMERAQQRVLTVALEECPMAADASLQQEDLLMLLPPSTVDQLTASSSSSDQWERCPQPADPAPQEAEPSGSLLPSSSSAWPPPICSLLRPRATVPNLRHWGIAPLFQSVKSKLETFADIFLSPAKPRLRPPPSPCLDEGEGGGQPAELPRPEEEPAQSRSGPSQQGAHSSRQGVNIEVKIAISEPAERRGPGEAKDDGDGDSIVSRRPPICQWRLSPEDPSQPRLGRSYSCPDFPWAMPSPLPASAPCPPRRRRHTVCSLEVSRELLRGHPSPPVLPCLRKEVFPFPSPASRHLLSPVVCMTRCDEAHSSCPGPPHHEEPATALLCPRDGSQCPEQGDRGHGITTGGILLSHTDAKCSQEETTGKVSRFRIRKTPAKQQANLTPMGLPRPVRLNKKEFSLEEIYTNKNYRTPTEKRTFETIFEEPRERNGALVLTSQRKLKRTMEFQDSSLPRKQRRARPRGRLAGRAPGGRRAPPQHPNLEELLHQRLAELDALFEADGD; encoded by the exons ATGGAGCACCCCGTGGCCAGAGGGGCGCTGGCAGGGGGCTGTACCAGGCTGTCTGCCTCGGAGCGGAACATCCGACGCCAGAGGCTCATCGTGtacag ACCCTCCACTGAAAATCagagctcccctgccccccggggGCCTGAGGAGAAGGCTCCCCCGCTGTGCTGGCTGCCCCGGGGCAGGGCCGGGTCTCCTCAG GTCTCCCAAAGGGGCACATCCTCCTCAGCTCATCTggacaccccctccctccctggacaCCCCCTTCCTGGGAAAGCCTTGCTGCCAGCTGGGAGCCCTACGCCTGGTTCAGATTGGACCCCTAGGCAGCAGGAGCCCACCATGGACAG ACCCTCCCCTGAGGAGCAAAGGTCTCCCGTCTGCCAGAGGCCTGAGAATAAGGCCCCTGCATCGTGCTGGCTGCCCCAGGGCACGGCTGGGTCTGAGTCAGAGCGGCTGCAGGGCAAGCGATGGCTGCTGCGGCAGGGGGCACCGCAGCAGAGCCGGGGGCCGGGGGcatctccctccatctcccaGCAGGGGAAGGAGCTGGTGACGTCGCCCATGGAGAGGGCCCAGCAGCGCGTCCTGACTGTGGCACTGGAGGAGTGCCCCATGgcagca GATGCCAGCCTGCAGCAGGAAGATCTGCTGATGCTGTTGCCTCCTAGCAC GGTTGATCAGCTGACAGCATCTTCCTCTTCCTCAGACCAGTGGGAGCGCTGCCCACAGCCAG CAGATCCTGCCCCACAAGAAGCTGAGCCATCTGGCAGCCtcctgccttcctcctcctccgcctGGCCTCCCCCGATCTGTTCGCTGCTGCGCCCCCGGGCCACAGTCCCCAACTTGCGACACTGGGGCATCGCCCCGCTCTTCCAGAGTGTCAAATCCAAGCTGGAGACCTTTGCTGACATCTTCCTGAGCCCGGCCAAGCCGCGCCTGCGCCCCCCACCGTCTCCCTGTCTGGACGAGGGAGAAGGTGGGGGGCAGCCGGCGGAGCTCCCCCGCCCCGAGGAGGAGCCAGCTCAGAGTCGGAGCGGGCcgagccagcagggggcacacaGCTCACGCCAGGGGGTGAACATCGAGGTCAAAATTGCCATCTCGGAGCCAGCAGAGAGGAGGGGCCCTGGCGAGGCCAAAGATGACGGGGACGGGGACAGCATTGTGAGCCGCAGACCCCCCATCTGCCAGTGGCGCCTGAGCCCTGAGGACCCCAGCCAGCCCCGCCTGGGTCGCAGCTACTCCTGCCCTGACTTCCCCTGGGCCATGCCGTCCCCATTGCCAGCGTCCGCCCCCTGCCCACCGCGCCGTCGCCGTCACACGGTCTGCAGCCTGGAGGTGTCGCGGGAGTTGCTGCGGGGCCACCCCTCGCCCCCCGTCCTGCCCTGCCTGCGCAAGGAggtcttccccttcccctccccagcctcccgCCACCTGCTCAGCCCAGTGGTGTGCATGACCCGCTGCGACGAGGCCCATTCCTCCTGCCCAGGGCCACCCCACCACGAGGAGCCTGCCACTGCCCTGCTTTGCCCCAG GGACGGCTCCCAGTGCCCGGAGCAGGGGGACAGGGGCCATGGCATCACCACGGGTGGGATTCTGCTGTCACACACAGATGCCAAG TGCTCCCAGGAAGAAACCACAGGGAAAGTGTCCCGCTTCCGCATCCGCAAGACCCCAGCCAAACAGCAAGCCAACCTCACGCCAATGGGCCTGCCCCGGCCAGTCAG GTTGAACAAGAAGGAGTTCAGTTTGGAGGAGATCTACACCAATAAGAACTACCGCACTCCCACCGAGAAGCG GACCTTCGAGACGATCTTTGAGGAGCCTCGGGAGCGGAACGGGGCACTGGTGCTTACCAGCCAGCGCAAGCTGAAGCGCACCATGGAGTTCCAGGACAGCAGCCTGCCCCGCAAACAGCGCCGTGCCCGGCCCCGGGGGAGGCTGGCGGGGCGAGCGCCAGGTGGGCGCCGGGCCccaccccaacaccccaaccTGGAGGAACTGCTGCACCAGCGCCTAGCCGAGCTGGACGCCCTGTTTGAAGCTGATGGggactag
- the PRR14 gene encoding proline-rich protein 14 isoform X7, which yields MEHPVARGALAGGCTRLSASERNIRRQRLIVYRPSTENQSSPAPRGPEEKAPPLCWLPRGRAGSPQARRQSERLQGRRQRLQQGVPQWGQGAELWLVASPMERARHRVLAIALEECLATKGGAVSQRGTSSSAHLDTPSLPGHPLPGKALLPAGSPTPGSDWTPRQQEPTMDRPSPEEQRSPVCQRPENKAPASCWLPQGTAGSESERLQGKRWLLRQGAPQQSRGPGASPSISQQGKELVTSPMERAQQRVLTVALEECPMAADASLQQEDLLMLLPPSTVDQLTASSSSSDQWERCPQPADPAPQEAEPSGSLLPSSSSAWPPPICSLLRPRATVPNLRHWGIAPLFQSVKSKLETFADIFLSPAKPRLRPPPSPCLDEGEGGGQPAELPRPEEEPAQSRSGPSQQGAHSSRQGVNIEVKIAISEPAERRGPGEAKDDGDGDSIVSRRPPICQWRLSPEDPSQPRLGRSYSCPDFPWAMPSPLPASAPCPPRRRRHTVCSLEVSRELLRGHPSPPVLPCLRKEVFPFPSPASRHLLSPVVCMTRCDEAHSSCPGPPHHEEPATALLCPSAPRKKPQGKCPASASARPQPNSKPTSRQWACPGQSGPSRRSLRSLGSGTGHWCLPASAS from the exons ATGGAGCACCCCGTGGCCAGAGGGGCGCTGGCAGGGGGCTGTACCAGGCTGTCTGCCTCGGAGCGGAACATCCGACGCCAGAGGCTCATCGTGtacag ACCCTCCACTGAAAATCagagctcccctgccccccggggGCCTGAGGAGAAGGCTCCCCCGCTGTGCTGGCTGCCCCGGGGCAGGGCCGGGTCTCCTCAGGCAAGGCGCCAGTCGGAGAGACTGCAGGGCAGACGGCAGCGGCTGCAGCAGGGGGTGCCCCAGTGGGGCCAGGGGgcggagctgtggctggtggcCTCGCCCATGGAGAGAGCCCGGCACAGGGTACTGGCCATTGCCCTGGAGGAGTGTCTTGCCACCAAAGGAGGGGCt GTCTCCCAAAGGGGCACATCCTCCTCAGCTCATCTggacaccccctccctccctggacaCCCCCTTCCTGGGAAAGCCTTGCTGCCAGCTGGGAGCCCTACGCCTGGTTCAGATTGGACCCCTAGGCAGCAGGAGCCCACCATGGACAG ACCCTCCCCTGAGGAGCAAAGGTCTCCCGTCTGCCAGAGGCCTGAGAATAAGGCCCCTGCATCGTGCTGGCTGCCCCAGGGCACGGCTGGGTCTGAGTCAGAGCGGCTGCAGGGCAAGCGATGGCTGCTGCGGCAGGGGGCACCGCAGCAGAGCCGGGGGCCGGGGGcatctccctccatctcccaGCAGGGGAAGGAGCTGGTGACGTCGCCCATGGAGAGGGCCCAGCAGCGCGTCCTGACTGTGGCACTGGAGGAGTGCCCCATGgcagca GATGCCAGCCTGCAGCAGGAAGATCTGCTGATGCTGTTGCCTCCTAGCAC GGTTGATCAGCTGACAGCATCTTCCTCTTCCTCAGACCAGTGGGAGCGCTGCCCACAGCCAG CAGATCCTGCCCCACAAGAAGCTGAGCCATCTGGCAGCCtcctgccttcctcctcctccgcctGGCCTCCCCCGATCTGTTCGCTGCTGCGCCCCCGGGCCACAGTCCCCAACTTGCGACACTGGGGCATCGCCCCGCTCTTCCAGAGTGTCAAATCCAAGCTGGAGACCTTTGCTGACATCTTCCTGAGCCCGGCCAAGCCGCGCCTGCGCCCCCCACCGTCTCCCTGTCTGGACGAGGGAGAAGGTGGGGGGCAGCCGGCGGAGCTCCCCCGCCCCGAGGAGGAGCCAGCTCAGAGTCGGAGCGGGCcgagccagcagggggcacacaGCTCACGCCAGGGGGTGAACATCGAGGTCAAAATTGCCATCTCGGAGCCAGCAGAGAGGAGGGGCCCTGGCGAGGCCAAAGATGACGGGGACGGGGACAGCATTGTGAGCCGCAGACCCCCCATCTGCCAGTGGCGCCTGAGCCCTGAGGACCCCAGCCAGCCCCGCCTGGGTCGCAGCTACTCCTGCCCTGACTTCCCCTGGGCCATGCCGTCCCCATTGCCAGCGTCCGCCCCCTGCCCACCGCGCCGTCGCCGTCACACGGTCTGCAGCCTGGAGGTGTCGCGGGAGTTGCTGCGGGGCCACCCCTCGCCCCCCGTCCTGCCCTGCCTGCGCAAGGAggtcttccccttcccctccccagcctcccgCCACCTGCTCAGCCCAGTGGTGTGCATGACCCGCTGCGACGAGGCCCATTCCTCCTGCCCAGGGCCACCCCACCACGAGGAGCCTGCCACTGCCCTGCTTTGCCCCAG TGCTCCCAGGAAGAAACCACAGGGAAAGTGTCCCGCTTCCGCATCCGCAAGACCCCAGCCAAACAGCAAGCCAACCTCACGCCAATGGGCCTGCCCCGGCCAGTCAG GACCTTCGAGACGATCTTTGAGGAGCCTCGGGAGCGGAACGGGGCACTGGTGCTTACCAGCCAGCGCAAGCTGA